A portion of the bacterium genome contains these proteins:
- a CDS encoding NADH-quinone oxidoreductase subunit H, with amino-acid sequence MTSNLLLDFVIIALKAVFVLMILLVMAPVLIVLERKISAWIQDRPGPNRADIGGFRLAGFVYVMADAIKLFTKENFTPTNVNRFYYYLAPAISVAIALSLGAVIPFADTLKFGDVSVPMQVLPINAGLLWYFAAASLSVYGIILAGWASNNKYSLLGALRGSAQIISYEIPMGLSVIGLLMTYQSLELNKIVLAQGGPLSFFGLFDLGFHLGNVWIGIPNWGVFIQPLAFIIFLVASYAETNRTPFDLVESEAEIVAGFHVEYSAMKFGMFFFAEYMAMVIASSIMTTLFFGGWQVPFFSTEALQEFSLPMIRIGLVGAVVLLGLMAMGLFKLYQSNKGRFGDARDNEGKILGIVVSALAVVIAVVFVASLSISALPAWGGVAFAAVAQFTSFFLKMFFIASTFVWVRWTLPRFRYDQLMNLGWKTLLPLALANIFVTGVVILLMNHFKLGGGI; translated from the coding sequence ATGACTTCGAACTTACTACTCGACTTCGTCATCATCGCCCTCAAGGCGGTGTTCGTCCTGATGATCCTCCTGGTGATGGCTCCGGTCCTGATCGTGCTCGAACGCAAGATCTCGGCCTGGATCCAGGACCGTCCCGGTCCCAACCGCGCGGACATCGGCGGCTTCCGCCTCGCCGGCTTCGTCTACGTCATGGCCGACGCGATCAAGCTCTTCACCAAGGAGAACTTCACGCCGACCAACGTCAACCGCTTCTACTACTACCTGGCGCCCGCCATCTCGGTGGCCATCGCCCTTTCGCTGGGCGCGGTCATCCCCTTCGCCGACACCCTCAAGTTCGGCGACGTGTCGGTGCCCATGCAGGTCCTGCCCATCAACGCGGGCTTGCTGTGGTATTTCGCGGCCGCGTCGCTCAGCGTCTACGGCATCATCCTTGCGGGCTGGGCCTCGAACAACAAGTACTCGCTGCTCGGCGCCCTGCGCGGTAGCGCGCAGATCATCAGCTACGAGATCCCCATGGGCCTCTCGGTCATCGGTCTCTTGATGACCTACCAGAGCCTCGAGCTCAACAAGATCGTCCTGGCCCAGGGCGGTCCCCTGAGCTTCTTCGGTCTGTTCGACCTGGGCTTCCACCTGGGCAACGTCTGGATCGGCATCCCCAACTGGGGCGTCTTCATCCAGCCCCTCGCCTTCATCATCTTCCTGGTCGCGTCGTACGCCGAGACCAACCGTACTCCCTTCGACCTGGTCGAGTCCGAGGCGGAGATCGTCGCGGGCTTCCACGTCGAGTACAGCGCCATGAAGTTCGGCATGTTCTTCTTCGCCGAGTACATGGCCATGGTCATCGCTTCGAGCATCATGACCACCCTGTTCTTCGGCGGGTGGCAGGTGCCCTTCTTCAGCACCGAGGCGCTCCAAGAGTTCTCCCTGCCCATGATCCGGATCGGCCTGGTCGGCGCCGTTGTGCTGCTCGGTCTGATGGCGATGGGCCTGTTCAAGCTCTACCAGTCGAACAAGGGCCGCTTCGGCGACGCCCGCGACAACGAGGGCAAGATCCTCGGTATCGTGGTCAGCGCCCTGGCCGTGGTCATCGCCGTGGTCTTCGTGGCGAGCCTCTCGATCAGCGCTCTGCCCGCTTGGGGCGGGGTGGCCTTCGCGGCCGTCGCTCAGTTCACGTCTTTCTTCCTGAAGATGTTCTTCATCGCCAGCACCTTCGTCTGGGTTCGCTGGACCCTGCCGCGCTTCCGCTATGACCAGCTGATGAACCTGGGCTGGAAGACCCTGCTGCCCCTGGCGCTCGCGAACATCTTCGTCACCGGCGTGGTGATTCTGCTGATGAATCACTTCAAGCTTGGAGGTGGGATCTAA
- a CDS encoding (2Fe-2S)-binding protein, which produces MATITLNGRQVEVPDGLNLIQAAEHAGVTIPHYCYHPGLPIDGNCRMCLVEIEGARGPQISCNTFVKDGMVVKTDTPAVEKMRKGVQEFLLLNHPIDCPICDQAGECRLQDYYMEYGQYENRSMVPKVEKNKVVDLGPLVVLDQERCILCSRCVRFCESVTETGELVIAGRGDKSRIETFPGMELDNPYSGNVVDLCPVGALTSKDFRFKQRVWFLNTTKSVCVGCANGCSVNVDHRAGMTYRYKPRHNAQVNEYWMCDAGRLSYKALNDNRLYGALVDGDEQPIGIALDAVIAKVKAAVAEFGPDAVALVGSAHATLESNFVLKRLAAEVLKTSKLFGATLTPDGEGDDFLIKADKTPNRKGLEFLGYQQSAEALKAAVASGTVKVLIAMDNDLVGEGGPEWAQLFKSVPFTVFMTKHHTPWAEMANVTLPIASHVEQFGSFVQAKGVLQKVMKAYDAQGDAIPSWELVSSLARALGTDFGYDDVEQIWTDMSAAYEALNGMSFYGIPETGHQLPVAEMVGK; this is translated from the coding sequence ATGGCGACGATTACGCTGAACGGCCGCCAGGTTGAGGTCCCCGATGGCCTCAACCTGATCCAGGCCGCCGAACATGCCGGGGTCACCATCCCCCACTACTGTTACCACCCGGGCCTGCCCATCGACGGCAACTGCCGCATGTGCCTGGTCGAGATCGAGGGGGCCCGCGGTCCCCAGATCTCGTGCAACACCTTCGTCAAGGACGGCATGGTCGTCAAGACCGACACCCCCGCCGTCGAGAAGATGCGCAAGGGCGTGCAGGAGTTCCTGCTGCTCAACCACCCCATCGACTGCCCCATCTGCGACCAGGCCGGCGAGTGCCGTCTGCAGGACTACTACATGGAGTACGGTCAGTACGAGAACCGCTCCATGGTCCCCAAGGTCGAGAAGAACAAGGTCGTCGACCTGGGGCCCCTGGTCGTGCTCGACCAGGAGCGCTGCATCCTGTGCTCGCGCTGCGTCCGCTTCTGCGAGTCGGTCACCGAGACCGGCGAGCTGGTCATCGCGGGCCGCGGCGACAAGAGCCGCATCGAGACCTTCCCCGGCATGGAGCTCGACAACCCCTACTCGGGTAACGTCGTGGACCTGTGCCCGGTGGGCGCCTTGACCTCCAAGGACTTCCGCTTCAAGCAGCGCGTGTGGTTCCTCAACACCACCAAGTCGGTCTGCGTCGGCTGCGCCAACGGCTGCTCGGTCAACGTCGATCACCGCGCCGGCATGACCTACCGCTACAAGCCCCGCCACAACGCCCAGGTCAACGAGTACTGGATGTGTGACGCGGGCCGCCTGAGCTACAAGGCCCTCAACGACAACCGCCTCTACGGCGCCCTGGTGGACGGCGACGAGCAGCCCATCGGCATCGCCCTCGACGCGGTCATCGCTAAGGTCAAGGCCGCGGTCGCCGAGTTCGGCCCCGATGCGGTCGCGCTGGTGGGTTCGGCGCACGCCACCCTCGAGTCCAACTTCGTCCTCAAGCGCCTCGCCGCCGAGGTCCTCAAGACCTCCAAGCTCTTCGGCGCCACCCTCACCCCCGACGGCGAGGGCGACGACTTCTTGATCAAGGCCGACAAGACTCCCAACCGCAAGGGTCTGGAGTTCCTGGGCTACCAGCAGAGCGCCGAGGCCCTCAAGGCCGCGGTCGCCTCGGGTACCGTCAAGGTCCTCATCGCCATGGACAACGACCTGGTCGGCGAGGGTGGTCCCGAGTGGGCTCAGCTCTTCAAGAGCGTTCCTTTCACCGTCTTCATGACCAAGCACCACACCCCCTGGGCCGAGATGGCGAACGTCACTCTGCCCATCGCCTCGCACGTCGAGCAGTTCGGCTCCTTCGTGCAGGCCAAGGGCGTGCTCCAGAAGGTCATGAAGGCTTACGACGCCCAGGGCGACGCGATCCCCAGCTGGGAGCTGGTCTCCTCGCTGGCGCGCGCGCTCGGCACCGACTTCGGTTACGACGACGTGGAGCAGATCTGGACCGACATGAGCGCGGCCTACGAAGCGCTCAACGGCATGTCCTTCTACGGCATCCCGGAGACCGGGCACCAGCTGCCCGTCGCCGAGATGGTTGGAAAGTAG
- the nuoF gene encoding NADH-quinone oxidoreductase subunit NuoF, which yields MAFQPVVSRLFDTPNAGDISVYEQHGGYQAARKALGMEPSALIEEVKTSGLRGRGGAGFPAGMKWSFIPKDNPKPKYLVVNSDESEPGTFKDRKILERDPHSLVEGCIISAFAIGAHKAYIYLRGEFNQQRLHLDDAIRQAYEKGYLGDNVMGTGFKLDVYTHRGAGAYICGEETALLESLEGKKGQPRLKPPFPATHGAFQCPTVVNNVETIATVPWIINNGGAAYAAMGTEKAKGTRLMSVSGHINTPGVYEIEMGLPFKDFLANQLGGVWKGRGLKAVIPGGSSCPILTADEAMGTTLDPEAIAALGSMAGSGGMIVIDDQTDMVDLLEDLLHFYMHESCGQCTPCREGTDWLYKIVQRINAGMGTQEELDSILDIADNMEGKTICALAAAATMPTRSYIKKFRAEFEAKFKRSQSPVGTVATV from the coding sequence ATGGCGTTCCAACCCGTCGTTTCCCGTCTCTTCGACACCCCCAACGCCGGCGACATCTCGGTCTACGAGCAGCACGGTGGTTACCAGGCCGCGCGCAAGGCGCTCGGCATGGAGCCCAGCGCTCTGATCGAGGAGGTCAAGACCTCCGGGCTGCGCGGCCGCGGCGGCGCGGGCTTCCCCGCGGGCATGAAGTGGAGCTTCATCCCCAAGGACAACCCCAAGCCCAAGTACCTGGTCGTCAACTCGGACGAATCCGAGCCCGGCACCTTCAAGGACCGCAAGATCCTCGAGCGTGACCCCCACTCGCTGGTCGAAGGCTGCATCATCTCGGCCTTCGCCATCGGGGCCCACAAGGCCTACATCTACCTGCGCGGCGAGTTCAACCAGCAGCGCCTCCACCTGGACGACGCGATTCGCCAGGCCTACGAGAAGGGCTACCTGGGCGACAACGTGATGGGCACCGGCTTCAAGCTGGACGTCTACACCCACCGCGGCGCCGGCGCTTACATCTGCGGCGAGGAGACCGCCCTGCTCGAGTCCCTCGAAGGCAAAAAGGGCCAGCCCCGCCTGAAGCCCCCCTTCCCCGCGACCCACGGCGCCTTCCAGTGCCCCACGGTGGTCAACAACGTCGAGACCATCGCGACCGTGCCCTGGATCATCAACAACGGCGGCGCGGCCTACGCGGCCATGGGTACCGAGAAGGCCAAGGGCACCCGTCTGATGTCGGTCTCGGGCCACATCAACACGCCCGGCGTCTACGAGATCGAGATGGGCCTGCCCTTCAAGGACTTCCTCGCCAACCAGCTGGGTGGCGTCTGGAAGGGCCGCGGCCTCAAGGCCGTCATCCCCGGCGGTTCGAGCTGCCCGATCCTCACGGCCGACGAGGCCATGGGCACGACCCTCGATCCCGAGGCGATCGCAGCCCTCGGCTCCATGGCAGGATCCGGCGGCATGATCGTCATCGACGACCAGACCGACATGGTGGACCTGCTCGAGGACCTCCTGCACTTCTACATGCACGAGTCCTGCGGTCAGTGCACCCCCTGCCGGGAAGGCACCGACTGGCTCTACAAGATCGTCCAGCGCATCAACGCCGGCATGGGCACCCAGGAAGAGCTCGACAGCATCCTCGACATCGCGGACAACATGGAAGGCAAGACCATCTGCGCGCTTGCCGCGGCGGCTACCATGCCGACTCGCTCCTACATCAAGAAGTTCCGTGCCGAGTTCGAGGCCAAGTTCAAGCGCTCCCAGTCGCCTGTCGGCACTGTGGCCACCGTTTAG
- a CDS encoding NAD(P)H-dependent oxidoreductase subunit E translates to MFAFTEENERKFEEIVSRFPAENRMAATLPTLWLAQEQHGWLPPEVLAYVAKRVGVTPAHVLGVATFYTMYLTEKPGEHLLEVCTSVSCCLTGGRETLKLLCDKLEVLPGETTKDGKFTVRAAECLGSCDTSPMMQVDNDVYVENLTPEKLDSLIAELKDQPWGTRTKLASFCAAGNRRS, encoded by the coding sequence ATGTTTGCGTTCACCGAAGAAAACGAGCGGAAGTTCGAGGAGATCGTCTCCCGCTTCCCCGCCGAGAACCGGATGGCCGCCACCCTGCCCACCCTGTGGCTCGCCCAGGAGCAGCACGGCTGGTTGCCGCCCGAGGTCCTCGCCTACGTCGCCAAGCGCGTGGGCGTGACCCCCGCCCACGTGCTGGGGGTTGCGACCTTCTACACCATGTACCTGACCGAGAAGCCCGGCGAGCACCTGCTCGAGGTCTGCACGTCGGTCTCGTGCTGCCTCACCGGCGGTCGTGAGACCCTCAAGCTCCTCTGCGACAAGCTCGAGGTCCTGCCCGGCGAGACCACCAAGGACGGCAAGTTCACGGTTCGCGCGGCCGAGTGCCTCGGTTCCTGCGACACCAGCCCCATGATGCAGGTCGACAACGACGTCTACGTCGAGAACCTGACCCCCGAGAAGCTCGACTCCCTGATCGCCGAGCTCAAGGACCAGCCCTGGGGCACCCGTACCAAGCTCGCGAGCTTCTGCGCCGCCGGCAACAGGAGGAGCTAG
- a CDS encoding NADH-quinone oxidoreductase subunit D encodes MSIPASKILETPLDLQKEQEFYKDLHTELMFLNLGPSHPAAHGTLRTFVALDGETIKAAVAEIGYLHRGFEKTVEQRTWNQVIPYTDRLNYCSAALNNFGFCKAVERMLDIEVTPRTAAIRVIVGELMRIIDHLIAIGTNILDMGALTNFWYTFNQREKVYDIMDKLCGARLTNSYGRIGGLYRDLYNGFEEDVLAVLKDCEEGVATVEKLVRKNRIFIDRTKDVCVVSPEMALSYGFSGPTLRASGVDWDLRKQTPYWGYDQYEFEVPVGTTGDTWDRILIRFYEVAESAKIIRQAIKTLPKGPITVDDKRIALPPKADTYQNIEGLINHFKLIFEGVRVPEGEIYDSIEAANGELGFYITSDGSGFPYRIRVRPPCFMNFAAFPEMIEGYMLADAMASLGSINIIAGELDR; translated from the coding sequence ATGTCCATTCCCGCTAGCAAGATCCTCGAGACTCCGCTCGACCTCCAGAAGGAGCAGGAGTTCTACAAGGACCTCCACACCGAGCTGATGTTCCTCAACCTGGGGCCGTCGCACCCCGCGGCGCACGGCACCCTGCGTACCTTCGTGGCCCTGGACGGTGAGACCATCAAGGCGGCCGTCGCCGAGATCGGCTACCTGCACCGCGGCTTCGAGAAGACCGTCGAGCAGCGCACCTGGAACCAGGTCATCCCCTACACCGACCGCCTGAACTACTGCTCGGCAGCGCTGAACAACTTCGGTTTCTGCAAGGCCGTCGAGCGCATGCTCGACATCGAGGTCACCCCGCGCACCGCGGCCATCCGCGTCATCGTGGGCGAGCTGATGCGCATCATCGACCACCTGATCGCCATCGGCACCAACATCCTCGACATGGGGGCGCTGACCAACTTCTGGTACACCTTCAACCAGCGCGAGAAGGTGTACGACATCATGGACAAGCTGTGCGGCGCGCGCCTCACCAACTCCTACGGCCGTATCGGCGGTCTCTACCGCGATCTGTACAACGGCTTCGAGGAGGACGTGCTCGCGGTCCTCAAGGACTGCGAAGAGGGCGTCGCGACGGTCGAGAAGCTCGTTCGCAAGAATCGAATCTTCATCGACCGCACCAAGGACGTCTGCGTCGTGAGCCCCGAGATGGCCCTCTCCTACGGCTTCTCGGGCCCCACCCTCCGCGCGTCGGGCGTGGACTGGGACCTGCGCAAGCAGACCCCCTACTGGGGTTACGACCAGTACGAGTTCGAGGTGCCCGTCGGCACCACCGGCGACACTTGGGATCGCATCCTGATCCGCTTCTACGAAGTCGCCGAGAGCGCCAAGATCATCCGCCAGGCGATCAAGACCCTGCCCAAGGGCCCGATCACCGTGGACGACAAGCGAATCGCGCTGCCCCCCAAGGCGGACACCTACCAGAACATCGAAGGTCTGATCAACCACTTCAAGCTGATCTTCGAAGGCGTCCGGGTGCCCGAGGGCGAGATCTACGACTCCATCGAGGCGGCCAACGGCGAGCTCGGCTTCTACATCACCTCGGACGGTTCGGGCTTCCCCTACCGCATCCGGGTGCGTCCGCCCTGCTTCATGAACTTCGCGGCGTTCCCCGAGATGATCGAGGGCTACATGCTCGCCGACGCCATGGCCTCCCTCGGCTCCATCAACATCATCGCCGGCGAGCTCGATCGCTAG